One region of Thiorhodovibrio frisius genomic DNA includes:
- the nifM gene encoding nitrogen fixation protein NifM codes for MTNRMTNGMNGTARASQQSAGLAANAQHDSQPAEYRYHLLRAAADKFSCGLAALADDQWPQVEARARQSFCLENLVLNAPEAQAVCIPEDQIEQALVEVRSRYADEAQFRDELALNGLDLAALRRALQRELTFDAVIRTVGARHAPVTEADEQLFYELHAKRFRQPETRSARHLLITVNEEFAENSRATARARLEALAEQIKPGDAATFGELARNHSECPSALQDGQLGTLTSGQLYPALDNALFEMVEGAISEVLESPLGFHLLYCEAISPAKTVPFEQARERIRQALTERRQGEMQKAWIAELRAQTGK; via the coding sequence ATGACCAATCGTATGACCAATGGTATGAATGGTACCGCGCGAGCGTCCCAACAGAGCGCAGGCTTAGCAGCGAATGCTCAACACGACTCGCAACCAGCGGAATACCGCTACCACTTGCTGCGTGCGGCGGCGGACAAATTTTCCTGCGGACTTGCCGCCTTAGCCGATGACCAATGGCCGCAGGTCGAGGCGCGCGCGAGGCAGAGCTTTTGCCTCGAGAACCTGGTGCTGAATGCACCGGAAGCTCAGGCTGTCTGCATCCCGGAGGACCAGATCGAACAGGCACTGGTGGAGGTGCGCTCGCGCTACGCCGACGAAGCGCAATTTCGCGACGAACTGGCGCTAAATGGGCTTGATCTGGCAGCGCTGCGCCGTGCCCTCCAACGCGAGCTAACCTTCGATGCCGTCATCCGTACCGTCGGCGCCCGTCATGCGCCGGTGACCGAAGCCGACGAGCAACTCTTCTACGAACTCCATGCCAAGCGCTTTCGCCAGCCGGAGACCCGCAGCGCCCGCCATCTGCTGATCACAGTCAACGAGGAATTCGCCGAGAATTCCCGCGCCACCGCCCGTGCGCGCCTGGAGGCTTTGGCTGAACAGATCAAACCCGGCGATGCTGCTACCTTCGGCGAGCTTGCGCGCAACCACTCGGAGTGTCCGAGCGCACTGCAAGATGGCCAACTCGGCACACTGACCAGCGGCCAACTTTACCCGGCGCTGGATAACGCGCTCTTTGAAATGGTCGAAGGCGCTATCAGCGAAGTGCTCGAATCCCCGCTCGGCTTCCACCTGCTCTACTGCGAAGCCATCAGTCCTGCCAAAACCGTCCCCTTCGAGCAGGCACGCGAGCGCATCCGCCAAGCGCTCACCGAGCGCCGCCAAGGCGAAATGCAAAAAGCCTGGATAGCAGAATTGCGCGCGCAGACGGGCAAATAA
- the hrpA gene encoding ATP-dependent RNA helicase HrpA, translating into MSNALVNDAMDGSPTSTALPTQADLASCLLRDRHRLRRRLKSLLGRDSRPPEESALADLKQCIARSQALVEQRRQLCPAVIHYPPELPVSERREEVAALIEQHQVIVLCGETGSGKSTQLPKICLELGRGLFGRIGHTQPRRIAARSLASRVGAELDTELGGLVGYKVRFHDRVRPESRIKLLTDGMLLAEIQQDRWLNEYDTLIIDEAHERSLNIDFLLGVLKQLLPKRPELKVIVTSATIDPQRFARHFADRHGQPAPIIEISGRTYPVETRYRPPAEEHAGERDEAMQTAISEAVAELAREGRGDVLVFLSGEREIRETAETLRKHHPPATEILPLYARQGPAEQARVFQPHGARRVVLATNVAETSLTVPGIHYVIDPGFARISRYSYRTKVQRLPVERISQASANQRQGRCGRIANGICIRLYDEDAFQARAEFTEPEIQRTNLAAVILQMKLLGFGAIEGFPFIDAPDSRLIKDGYRTLEELAALDAEGQLTPLGKQLARLPVDPRIGRLLLAGAEHHCLRELLIIAAALSVQDPRERPLEKQQAADEVHATFRHEDSDFLAFVNLWNFLESERRKLSRRKFQNLCRLHFLSWTRVQEWRDIHAQLREQLTEMGLVPKLEPVNRPADGSYEEIHRALLTGLLSNIGVKDEQREYLGARNSRFYIHPGSGLASRLQRGSQPQAENQKAPKWILVAERVETTRHYGRTVAKIQPAWIEAAGAHLIQRSYFEPHWQARAGQVAAFEKVTLYGLTLVPKRRINYGPNNPTEAREIFLRFALTEGDFDTRAPFWRHNAELIDYVRHLEAKSRRHDILVDDEAIYAFYDQRVPSGIYSKPQFEQWLRRALKKQPKLLHMSMQDVMHPDYNREAVGIIAEAFPDALRVGATELPLEYHFDPGNQADGVTLVLPLPLINQLAPEQLEWLVPGLLEERITALLRGLPKPIRKALVPIPDTAAKIAAGLSPSERPLIQALNEEIKSLTSQIIPEDAWDESVIPEHLRMKVRLIDQDGRAVASGEDLIALKRQYGQAGGARFAEIPSAGLEREGLTRWDFGDLPAQIDLTRGGIRLRGYPALVDEGKTVAVRVLDSEASAAQAMRAGLRRLIMLQLATDMRALRRQLPGLDRMRLQYAKAPVDATSRRAQPADLADELIALILDLAFLEDQPTPYSQSAFEQCLTAGKPRLFPTANEVCALAAEILGNYQSLRKQLGGITQINWLEAVSDMREQLDALVFKGFLQQMPFGQLKQYPRYLKAIGQRAEKLFHAGGRDRALMVEIRPLLEQWGERQTAADKAGRADPRLAEIRWMLEELRVSFFAQQLGTAYPVSVKRVKARWRELGL; encoded by the coding sequence ATGTCGAATGCCCTGGTCAATGACGCAATGGACGGATCTCCGACCTCAACCGCACTGCCAACGCAAGCCGATCTCGCCTCCTGCCTGTTACGCGACCGTCACCGTCTGCGCCGACGCTTGAAGAGTCTCCTTGGGCGTGATTCCCGCCCGCCAGAGGAGTCGGCCCTTGCCGATCTCAAGCAATGCATTGCGCGCTCCCAGGCATTGGTCGAGCAGCGTCGCCAGCTTTGCCCGGCTGTCATTCATTATCCGCCCGAGTTGCCGGTAAGCGAGCGCCGCGAGGAGGTTGCGGCGCTGATTGAACAGCATCAGGTCATTGTGCTGTGCGGCGAGACTGGCTCGGGTAAGTCGACCCAGTTGCCGAAGATCTGCCTGGAGCTTGGGCGCGGGCTGTTTGGACGCATTGGCCATACCCAGCCGCGACGCATTGCTGCTCGCTCGCTGGCCAGTCGTGTCGGTGCCGAATTGGACACGGAATTGGGCGGGCTGGTCGGCTACAAGGTGCGCTTTCATGATCGGGTGCGGCCTGAGAGCCGTATCAAGCTGCTGACCGACGGCATGCTGCTGGCCGAGATTCAGCAGGATCGCTGGCTCAATGAATATGACACCCTGATCATCGACGAGGCCCATGAGCGCAGCCTGAACATCGATTTTTTGCTCGGAGTGCTCAAGCAGCTTCTGCCCAAGCGCCCTGAGTTGAAAGTCATTGTCACTTCGGCGACCATCGACCCACAGCGGTTCGCACGCCATTTTGCTGATCGCCATGGCCAGCCGGCGCCGATTATCGAAATCTCCGGGCGCACCTATCCAGTCGAAACCCGCTATCGCCCGCCCGCAGAAGAGCATGCCGGCGAGCGCGACGAGGCCATGCAGACCGCCATCTCTGAGGCGGTGGCTGAACTGGCGCGCGAAGGGCGCGGCGATGTGCTGGTGTTTCTGTCCGGCGAGCGCGAGATTCGCGAGACCGCCGAGACGCTGCGCAAGCATCATCCGCCGGCGACCGAGATCCTGCCGCTTTATGCCCGTCAGGGGCCGGCCGAGCAGGCGCGCGTCTTTCAGCCCCATGGTGCTCGCCGCGTGGTACTGGCGACCAATGTCGCTGAGACCTCGCTGACGGTGCCTGGCATTCACTATGTGATCGACCCTGGCTTTGCGCGTATCAGCCGCTACAGCTATCGCACCAAGGTGCAGCGCCTGCCGGTAGAGCGGATTTCGCAGGCCTCGGCCAATCAGCGCCAGGGTCGCTGCGGGCGTATTGCCAACGGCATTTGCATCCGGCTCTACGACGAGGACGCCTTCCAGGCGCGCGCCGAGTTCACCGAGCCCGAGATCCAGCGTACCAATCTGGCCGCCGTCATCCTGCAGATGAAGCTGCTTGGCTTCGGCGCCATCGAAGGCTTTCCGTTCATTGATGCGCCTGACAGCCGTCTGATTAAGGACGGTTATCGCACTCTGGAGGAACTGGCCGCGCTTGATGCCGAGGGCCAGTTGACACCTCTTGGCAAACAGCTCGCACGGTTGCCGGTCGACCCGCGAATCGGTCGCCTGCTGCTCGCGGGTGCCGAGCACCATTGCCTGCGCGAGTTGCTGATCATTGCGGCTGCTTTGAGTGTGCAGGACCCGCGCGAGCGCCCGCTGGAAAAGCAGCAAGCAGCGGATGAAGTGCATGCCACTTTCCGCCATGAAGACTCAGATTTTCTCGCCTTTGTGAATCTGTGGAATTTTCTCGAATCTGAGCGGCGCAAGCTCTCCAGGCGCAAATTCCAGAACCTGTGCCGGCTGCACTTCCTGTCCTGGACTCGGGTGCAGGAATGGCGCGACATTCATGCCCAGTTGCGCGAGCAGTTGACTGAGATGGGCCTGGTTCCCAAGCTTGAACCTGTGAACCGGCCAGCGGATGGCAGCTATGAAGAAATCCATCGCGCGCTTCTGACCGGTCTGCTGAGCAACATTGGCGTCAAAGACGAACAGCGTGAGTATTTAGGCGCGCGCAATAGCCGCTTCTATATTCATCCCGGCTCCGGCCTGGCTTCAAGACTTCAGCGTGGGAGCCAGCCCCAGGCTGAGAACCAAAAGGCGCCGAAATGGATTCTGGTCGCCGAGCGGGTGGAGACGACCCGGCACTATGGCCGCACCGTTGCCAAAATCCAGCCAGCCTGGATCGAAGCCGCCGGTGCCCATCTCATCCAGCGCAGCTATTTTGAGCCGCACTGGCAGGCGCGCGCCGGACAGGTGGCGGCCTTTGAGAAAGTAACCCTCTATGGGCTCACCCTGGTACCCAAACGGCGGATCAATTACGGGCCCAACAACCCGACCGAGGCACGGGAGATATTTCTGCGCTTTGCGTTGACCGAAGGCGACTTTGACACCCGCGCTCCTTTCTGGCGCCACAATGCCGAGTTGATCGACTACGTGCGCCATCTGGAGGCCAAATCACGTCGCCACGACATTCTGGTCGATGATGAGGCCATCTATGCCTTCTACGACCAGCGCGTGCCGAGCGGCATTTATTCCAAGCCGCAATTCGAGCAATGGCTGCGCCGAGCGCTGAAGAAGCAGCCGAAACTGCTGCATATGAGCATGCAGGATGTGATGCACCCTGATTACAATCGGGAGGCCGTCGGCATCATCGCCGAGGCTTTTCCGGATGCCTTGCGGGTCGGCGCCACCGAACTGCCACTGGAATATCATTTCGATCCCGGCAATCAGGCCGATGGCGTCACCCTGGTGTTGCCGCTGCCGCTGATCAACCAGCTCGCGCCCGAGCAGCTCGAATGGCTGGTGCCGGGGCTGTTGGAAGAACGCATCACCGCGCTGCTGCGTGGCCTGCCCAAACCTATCCGCAAGGCGCTGGTGCCCATCCCTGATACAGCGGCGAAGATTGCCGCGGGCTTGTCGCCCAGCGAGCGACCGCTGATCCAGGCGCTGAACGAAGAGATCAAATCCTTGACCAGCCAGATCATTCCGGAGGATGCCTGGGATGAATCCGTCATCCCGGAGCATCTGCGTATGAAGGTGCGGCTCATCGATCAGGACGGTCGTGCCGTGGCGAGCGGGGAGGATCTGATCGCGCTTAAACGCCAATATGGCCAGGCCGGTGGCGCGCGCTTTGCTGAAATCCCGAGCGCCGGGCTGGAGCGCGAGGGGCTGACCCGCTGGGACTTCGGCGACCTGCCCGCGCAGATTGATCTCACTCGCGGCGGCATCCGCTTGCGCGGCTATCCGGCGTTGGTCGACGAGGGCAAGACGGTGGCCGTGCGGGTGCTGGATTCCGAAGCCAGTGCCGCGCAAGCCATGCGCGCCGGGCTGCGGCGGCTGATCATGCTACAGCTGGCGACTGACATGCGCGCACTGCGCCGGCAGCTGCCGGGGTTGGATCGGATGCGATTGCAGTATGCCAAGGCGCCGGTCGATGCGACATCCCGTCGCGCTCAGCCCGCTGATCTGGCCGATGAACTCATCGCCCTGATCCTGGATCTCGCCTTTCTCGAGGATCAGCCGACCCCATACAGCCAGAGCGCATTTGAGCAGTGCCTGACCGCCGGCAAGCCGCGTCTGTTTCCAACCGCGAACGAGGTCTGTGCCCTGGCCGCTGAGATACTCGGCAATTATCAAAGCCTGCGCAAGCAACTGGGCGGCATTACCCAGATCAACTGGCTCGAGGCGGTGAGCGACATGCGCGAACAGCTCGATGCCCTGGTGTTTAAAGGTTTCCTGCAGCAGATGCCATTCGGTCA